A DNA window from Bacteroides cellulosilyticus contains the following coding sequences:
- a CDS encoding ATP-binding protein has product MRAPNTVHKWLLSLIFLIGCLSVSAKEKEYILFLSSVNAEEAWIHGFRNELQKRFPYEGNIELREYFLAVPVLTNEEEVKQAQDNLLQTFPTPPKVVIIVGDPGWLVSAPIFDGPWKNIPVILCYSRERVPSTLQTLLAKTPLTEANSIPIEEFNKNYNITVLKQPYYIKETLTLIKQLQPEVNRIAFISDNRYISTVTRQAVSAVMQKDFPDLKLELLSSEQISTEELLDTLTSYKKTTGVIYYAWLRQYGNNKNYYLSDHLKKILPSFLEVPVFTLADLNLQENLYAGGHYISIHDFTDTVMSTISRILSGETASSIPYQNGGVAHTYLNFADLKWCKISEDLYPKDAIYFFQPPTVYQQYKTYIWMTILFIALFITLYIFYYIHSQKHKKELILAKERAEESDRLKSAFLANMSHEIRTPLNAIVGFSSILAETANTPENREYIRIIEDNNCLLLQLINDILDLSRIEAGLLDFCYTEVDINGCIRKLEDAFHFRMPANVECIAEFGIKKCYIYTEKNRLSQVLGNYLSNAIKYTTEGSITVGYYPPKDGNMRFYVRDTGCGISPEKQKAIFQRFVKLDNFKQGTGLGLSICQMIAEKMHATVGVSSEIGKGSEFWIEIPYQPIHTI; this is encoded by the coding sequence ATGAGAGCTCCTAATACAGTCCATAAATGGTTACTTTCCCTGATATTTCTAATCGGGTGCCTGTCAGTTTCCGCTAAAGAAAAAGAGTATATATTATTCCTCAGTTCCGTCAATGCAGAAGAAGCATGGATTCATGGTTTCCGGAACGAACTTCAAAAACGCTTCCCTTATGAAGGAAATATCGAATTACGTGAATACTTTCTGGCAGTCCCGGTGCTTACCAATGAAGAAGAAGTCAAACAAGCCCAAGATAATCTTCTGCAAACATTTCCTACACCACCTAAAGTTGTCATAATCGTAGGAGATCCGGGATGGTTGGTCAGTGCGCCCATCTTCGACGGCCCCTGGAAAAATATCCCTGTCATACTTTGCTATTCACGCGAACGGGTTCCCTCTACTCTGCAAACATTATTAGCAAAAACTCCTTTGACAGAAGCAAACAGTATTCCTATCGAAGAATTTAACAAAAACTACAATATCACCGTACTGAAACAACCCTATTACATCAAGGAAACTCTGACACTCATCAAGCAGCTTCAGCCGGAAGTCAACCGGATTGCTTTTATTTCCGACAACCGCTATATCAGCACAGTTACCCGCCAAGCCGTGAGTGCGGTGATGCAAAAAGATTTTCCTGATCTAAAACTGGAACTTTTATCTTCAGAGCAAATAAGTACAGAAGAATTACTGGATACACTTACCAGTTACAAGAAAACCACCGGCGTCATCTATTATGCATGGCTCCGGCAATATGGAAATAACAAGAATTACTATCTGTCGGACCATCTCAAGAAGATACTTCCCAGCTTCCTGGAAGTTCCTGTATTTACATTAGCTGACTTAAACCTGCAAGAAAATCTCTATGCTGGCGGACATTATATCTCTATCCATGACTTCACGGATACGGTAATGTCCACAATCAGTCGCATCCTATCGGGAGAAACAGCCTCTTCCATTCCTTATCAGAATGGCGGAGTTGCACATACCTATCTGAATTTTGCCGATCTGAAATGGTGCAAGATATCAGAAGATTTATATCCGAAAGACGCTATTTACTTCTTTCAGCCTCCTACTGTCTACCAGCAGTATAAGACTTATATCTGGATGACAATCCTATTTATCGCTTTGTTCATCACCCTGTATATCTTCTATTATATTCATTCCCAAAAGCATAAAAAGGAGCTGATTCTTGCAAAGGAACGTGCCGAAGAATCCGACCGCCTCAAATCAGCTTTTCTTGCTAATATGAGTCATGAGATACGCACTCCGCTCAATGCTATCGTGGGCTTTTCCAGTATCCTTGCTGAAACGGCTAATACGCCTGAAAACCGTGAATATATCCGGATCATTGAAGACAATAACTGCCTGTTGCTACAACTCATTAACGATATACTCGACCTGTCCAGGATAGAAGCCGGTTTGCTGGATTTCTGTTATACCGAAGTAGACATCAACGGCTGTATCCGTAAACTTGAAGATGCTTTCCATTTTAGAATGCCTGCAAATGTGGAATGTATTGCAGAGTTTGGCATAAAAAAATGCTACATCTATACAGAAAAGAATCGTCTGAGTCAAGTACTTGGCAATTATCTCTCCAATGCCATTAAGTACACCACAGAGGGAAGTATCACTGTCGGCTACTATCCACCCAAAGACGGAAACATGCGATTCTATGTGCGGGACACCGGTTGCGGAATTTCTCCCGAAAAGCAGAAAGCTATTTTCCAACGTTTTGTAAAGCTGGACAACTTCAAACAAGGCACCGGCCTTGGCTTATCCATTTGCCAAATGATTGCCGAAAAGATGCATGCCACCGTCGGAGTTTCTTCCGAAATAGGTAAAGGTTCCGAGTTCTGGATAGAAATACCTTACCAGCCAATTCACACTATTTAA
- a CDS encoding Fur family transcriptional regulator has translation MEVVVERLQGHNIKPSVQRIAIMKYLMEHRTHPTVDEIYTALSPTIPTLSKTTVYNTLKILSEQGAAQTLTIDERNTCYDADTTPHSHFLCKRCGRIYDLPCDDAIKKVVDTDMDGHEVQEIHYYYKGICKQCKED, from the coding sequence ATGGAAGTAGTAGTAGAACGATTGCAAGGACATAACATTAAACCCTCGGTACAGCGTATTGCTATCATGAAATATCTTATGGAGCATCGCACACATCCGACGGTAGATGAGATTTATACGGCATTATCTCCTACTATACCGACACTCTCAAAAACTACAGTCTACAACACGCTGAAGATTTTGAGCGAACAAGGAGCCGCACAAACGCTTACCATCGACGAGCGTAATACATGCTATGATGCCGACACCACTCCACATTCACATTTCTTGTGCAAGCGTTGCGGAAGAATCTATGACTTGCCGTGTGACGATGCAATAAAAAAAGTGGTAGATACGGATATGGATGGACACGAAGTGCAGGAAATCCATTATTATTACAAAGGAATCTGTAAACAATGTAAAGAAGACTAA
- a CDS encoding NADH peroxidase yields the protein MKKFRCTVCGYVYEGDAAPEKCPLCKAPASKFVEVVETTEGGPLSFADEHVIGVAKGCDDEMIKDLNNHFMGECTEVGMYLAMSRQADREGYPEVAEAFKRYAWEEAEHASKFAELLGDCVWDTKTNLEKRMNAESGACEDKKRIATRAKALNLDAIHDTVHEMAKDEARHGKGFEGLYNRYFKK from the coding sequence ATGAAAAAATTTAGATGTACTGTATGCGGTTACGTATATGAAGGTGATGCCGCTCCTGAGAAATGCCCGTTGTGTAAAGCTCCTGCCAGCAAGTTCGTAGAAGTTGTAGAAACCACAGAAGGCGGTCCTCTGTCTTTTGCTGACGAACACGTGATCGGTGTAGCTAAAGGTTGTGATGATGAAATGATTAAAGACCTGAACAACCACTTCATGGGTGAATGTACAGAAGTAGGTATGTATTTGGCTATGAGCCGTCAGGCTGACCGTGAAGGTTATCCCGAAGTAGCTGAAGCTTTCAAGCGTTATGCTTGGGAAGAAGCAGAACATGCTTCTAAGTTCGCTGAACTGTTGGGTGACTGTGTATGGGATACCAAAACTAACCTTGAAAAGAGAATGAACGCTGAGTCAGGCGCTTGCGAAGACAAGAAACGTATTGCCACTCGTGCAAAAGCTCTGAATCTGGATGCTATCCATGACACTGTTCATGAAATGGCAAAAGATGAAGCTCGTCACGGTAAAGGCTTTGAAGGTCTGTACAACCGTTACTTCAAGAAATAA
- a CDS encoding two-component regulator propeller domain-containing protein — MKTLLSILFLFFATYGYSQSEKLFTVDRELSNSNINQIYQAKDGVIWIATEDGLNRYDGAKFSVYKHKEGNDSSLVDNNVRILFEDSKGNFLVGTQRGLQLYDPATDLFKEIPILYQTGINMSAHISTILERKNGKLLIGTSGHGIYSLTLGGTEPLIKEAQLPVPSFFITYLFEDQNENLWVSTEGKGLYRIDTSGQIYHYFIGKENAWNIVTSICLDEKGNIYASNINKGIFIYDQQKDTFTPISCPILPALPINTIYAAGQGKIYIGTIGYGIKVYDIYTQKIKESEFSFSTFDFSKADVHAITKDRAGNLWLGINGKGVMLLPATTNQFKYMGYKSVTTNKIGSNSIKAVCKDNEGTLWLGTANDGIYGIKGKNKPSLHFEHKETSNSVPSTINHIHQTADGRLWLASPLEGLAEMDPKTGLCRYYKLQDHHQNEVKNISYLTSDKNGERLWVAVMGGGVFYIDLKTGKVNRCDTFESGKEYQENYNVLHNRWVASLLYTRNNKLYIGTYDGLGCLDVPTMNFASTYGKNRIFSGSIILTLFEDEQGDIWAGTTKGLIHIDGKNGSSKTYTTHDGLPNNTICAIQGNKQHGLWISTNYGITNMDPETGTFINYYAGNGLQGNEFSKNAACTDKDGYLIFGGINGITFFRPAEITTEVKKPEVRIADFYIHNKAVKKGTRSGNHEVIETAVQEASRFRLCHRDNSFSIEFSAMEFYNPERITYLYSMNGATWMALAPGVNRVSFSDLAPGTYHFRMKAKDYTAYSEEKEIIIQIDPAWWASGWAKLIYILLTLSIIGFIVMQVHHRYRMHQKMLQHIHAEQINEAKLQFFINISHEIRTPMSLIISPLQQLMAKDKDAECRKLYSTIQRNAERILQLVNQLMDIRKIDKGQMSLMFKKAEIVSFTRDLLETFEQQTRVKKLDLKFHTSAPEIEMWIDPKNFDKIILNLLSNACKFTPENGQVEISLSTGEDTHLPKNAPLRRYVEFTVADSGIGIASTEREHIFERFYQIRNSQNNSNIGTGIGLHLTRSLVELHYGNIHVEDNGEGKPGSRFIIRLPLGKGHLKKEEIEETTAADTIINIPTAEPATIASPLPYDDDEEANGKVRARSRRHVLVVEDDEEIRHYICRELSNDFYMTECSNGKEALASILSHTPDLIISDVMMPEMDGLTLCRKIRQNVNINYLPIILLTARTSEEDNLEGLDTGADAYLMKPFSIELLRKTVLNLIRRREQLRNAFSGRQNQEEQISIPEVKSPDDRLMERVMRVINENLGNPALTVEMISTEVGISRVHLHRKLKELTNQTTQQLIRNLRLKQAATLLADKRHSITEVATLTGFTHPTYFATAFREMYGISPSEYMERHIGQDKTKDGIF; from the coding sequence ATGAAAACACTATTATCCATCTTATTCCTTTTCTTTGCAACCTACGGATACAGTCAATCAGAGAAACTATTTACGGTAGACCGTGAATTATCAAACAGCAATATCAATCAAATCTATCAAGCTAAAGACGGAGTCATCTGGATAGCCACCGAAGACGGACTTAATCGTTACGACGGCGCCAAGTTCAGTGTGTACAAACATAAAGAAGGAAATGACAGTTCATTAGTGGATAACAATGTACGGATACTCTTTGAAGACAGCAAAGGGAACTTCCTGGTAGGCACACAACGCGGGCTACAACTTTACGACCCTGCAACAGACCTCTTTAAAGAAATCCCTATTCTGTACCAAACAGGAATAAACATGAGTGCACATATCAGTACGATCCTGGAGCGTAAGAATGGAAAGTTATTAATAGGTACTTCCGGTCATGGCATTTACTCATTAACATTAGGAGGAACAGAGCCTCTTATCAAAGAGGCACAACTGCCGGTTCCCAGTTTTTTCATCACCTATCTATTCGAAGACCAAAACGAAAACCTATGGGTTTCTACAGAAGGAAAGGGGTTATACCGTATTGATACATCAGGTCAAATATATCACTATTTCATCGGAAAAGAGAATGCCTGGAATATAGTCACTTCTATTTGCCTGGATGAAAAAGGGAATATCTATGCCAGTAACATAAACAAAGGAATATTCATCTACGACCAGCAGAAAGATACTTTTACCCCTATCTCCTGCCCGATACTTCCCGCCCTGCCTATCAATACAATATACGCTGCCGGGCAAGGAAAAATCTATATCGGAACCATAGGTTACGGCATCAAAGTATATGATATATACACACAGAAAATAAAGGAAAGCGAGTTCAGTTTCAGTACTTTCGATTTCAGCAAAGCCGATGTACATGCCATCACAAAGGACCGAGCAGGCAACTTATGGCTGGGTATCAACGGCAAAGGAGTTATGCTTCTTCCGGCTACAACAAACCAATTCAAGTACATGGGCTACAAATCTGTAACAACCAATAAAATAGGTTCTAACAGTATAAAAGCAGTATGCAAAGATAATGAAGGGACTTTATGGCTCGGAACAGCAAATGACGGTATATATGGTATAAAAGGAAAGAATAAACCTTCCCTGCATTTTGAGCACAAAGAAACCTCCAATTCTGTGCCATCCACAATCAACCACATTCACCAGACAGCAGACGGCAGATTGTGGCTGGCTTCGCCTTTGGAAGGGCTGGCAGAGATGGACCCCAAGACCGGCCTGTGCCGATACTATAAATTACAGGACCATCATCAAAATGAAGTAAAAAATATATCGTATCTGACATCAGACAAGAACGGTGAACGATTGTGGGTGGCCGTTATGGGCGGAGGCGTATTTTACATCGATCTAAAAACCGGAAAAGTCAACAGATGCGATACTTTTGAAAGCGGAAAAGAATATCAGGAGAATTACAATGTACTCCACAACCGTTGGGTAGCCTCATTGCTGTACACCCGCAACAATAAGTTATATATCGGCACCTACGATGGCTTAGGATGTCTGGACGTACCCACAATGAACTTCGCCTCAACCTATGGGAAAAACAGGATATTCAGTGGCAGTATCATACTGACCCTCTTCGAGGATGAACAAGGCGACATCTGGGCAGGTACCACCAAAGGACTCATTCATATAGACGGAAAAAATGGAAGCTCTAAAACTTATACTACACACGATGGATTGCCCAATAATACCATTTGTGCCATTCAAGGAAACAAACAACATGGATTATGGATAAGCACCAATTACGGTATCACAAACATGGACCCGGAAACAGGTACCTTTATCAACTACTATGCAGGCAATGGGTTACAAGGAAATGAATTCAGCAAAAATGCCGCCTGTACAGATAAAGATGGATATCTCATCTTTGGAGGTATCAATGGTATCACCTTTTTCCGACCAGCAGAAATCACTACAGAAGTCAAAAAGCCCGAGGTTAGAATTGCCGACTTTTACATCCATAACAAAGCTGTAAAGAAAGGTACACGTTCCGGTAACCACGAAGTTATAGAAACAGCAGTACAGGAAGCCAGCCGATTCCGTTTATGTCATAGAGACAACTCGTTCAGCATCGAATTCTCAGCCATGGAATTCTATAATCCGGAACGGATCACCTATCTTTATTCCATGAATGGAGCAACCTGGATGGCATTAGCTCCGGGCGTCAACAGAGTTTCTTTCAGTGATCTGGCACCGGGTACTTATCACTTCAGGATGAAAGCCAAAGACTATACAGCCTACTCGGAAGAGAAAGAAATCATCATCCAGATAGATCCGGCATGGTGGGCATCAGGTTGGGCCAAATTAATATACATCTTATTGACATTATCAATCATCGGATTCATTGTGATGCAAGTGCATCATCGTTACCGTATGCATCAAAAGATGTTGCAGCACATCCATGCCGAGCAAATTAACGAAGCAAAGTTACAGTTCTTTATTAATATCTCTCACGAAATACGAACTCCGATGTCGCTTATCATCAGTCCCTTGCAACAATTGATGGCAAAAGATAAGGATGCAGAATGTAGAAAGCTCTACAGTACTATACAACGGAATGCCGAGCGCATCCTGCAATTGGTAAACCAATTAATGGATATCCGAAAAATAGACAAAGGACAAATGTCCCTCATGTTTAAAAAGGCTGAAATAGTTAGTTTCACCCGTGACCTGTTAGAAACCTTCGAACAACAGACAAGGGTAAAGAAACTCGACTTAAAATTCCACACCTCTGCTCCTGAAATAGAAATGTGGATAGATCCTAAGAACTTTGACAAGATCATCCTGAACCTACTGTCGAATGCTTGTAAGTTCACACCTGAAAACGGACAAGTGGAAATCAGCCTCAGCACAGGTGAGGATACTCACCTTCCCAAAAATGCACCTCTGCGCCGATATGTTGAGTTCACAGTTGCGGACAGTGGTATCGGCATTGCTTCCACTGAGCGGGAACATATATTCGAGCGATTCTACCAGATACGCAACAGTCAGAACAACTCAAATATAGGAACAGGTATCGGGCTTCATCTTACACGCTCTTTAGTGGAGCTGCATTACGGAAATATTCACGTAGAGGACAATGGCGAAGGCAAACCGGGCTCCCGGTTTATCATACGGCTACCGCTAGGAAAGGGACATTTGAAAAAGGAAGAAATAGAAGAAACAACGGCCGCCGACACCATAATAAATATCCCGACGGCAGAACCGGCTACCATAGCTTCCCCGCTGCCTTATGATGACGATGAAGAAGCCAACGGCAAAGTCCGTGCCCGCAGTCGTCGCCATGTGCTTGTGGTAGAAGACGATGAAGAGATTCGCCACTACATCTGCCGCGAACTGAGCAATGACTTTTACATGACCGAATGCAGTAACGGAAAAGAAGCGTTAGCATCGATATTATCCCATACGCCTGATCTGATAATCAGCGATGTGATGATGCCTGAAATGGACGGACTGACACTCTGCCGCAAGATACGACAGAATGTGAACATCAACTATCTACCCATCATCCTGCTTACCGCCCGTACCAGCGAGGAGGACAATCTGGAAGGGTTGGATACCGGTGCCGATGCTTATCTGATGAAACCATTCAGCATTGAGTTGCTGAGAAAAACTGTCTTAAACCTCATCCGCCGCCGGGAACAATTGCGTAATGCTTTCAGTGGCCGTCAGAATCAGGAGGAACAAATCTCAATCCCAGAAGTAAAATCTCCCGATGACCGGCTTATGGAACGTGTCATGCGCGTTATCAATGAGAATTTAGGCAATCCGGCATTAACTGTCGAAATGATCAGTACGGAAGTAGGTATCAGCCGTGTACATCTGCATCGCAAGCTCAAAGAACTCACGAATCAGACTACACAACAACTCATTCGTAACTTGCGTCTGAAGCAGGCAGCCACCCTGTTGGCCGACAAGCGGCATAGTATAACAGAAGTAGCTACATTAACCGGTTTTACGCATCCCACTTACTTCGCCACGGCATTCCGCGAAATGTATGGCATATCACCATCAGAGTATATGGAACGCCATATAGGGCAGGATAAAACGAAAGATGGCATCTTTTGA
- a CDS encoding glycosyl hydrolase 115 family protein encodes MMRISLKTRIVCLQLCLTLASALQAADKFVSFIREEGTLELVTSQQRSFSILCADEEHKGVLTAVHNLQEDFYKVADIRPALVTDAKRKGSTDGQNVRILIGSFDESPFIKQLVKSKKLDARELKGMNEKFIITTVKDPVEGIPGEVLLIAGSDKRGTIYGVYELSRQIGVSPWYWWADVPAERHEELYIKKGVYTDGEPAVKYRGIFINDEWPCMGGWTTERYGGFNSKMYVHVYELLLRLKANFLWPAMWSAAFYADDPMNSPLADEMGIIIGTSHHEPMARNHQEYARNRKVYGAWNYQTNKDGINRFFREGIERMRGKEEVVTIAMRGDGDAPMGPDTDTKLLENIVKEQRRIIAEVTGKSASKTPQLWALYSEVLEYYDQGMQIPDDVIILLCDDNWGDVRRLPEPGVKRHPGGYGMYYHVDLHGAPRAYQWLNMTQIQHMWEQLYLTYAYGVDKMWILNVGDLKPNEFPTDFFLKMAWNPDAFNAGNLMDYTREFCRQQFGNEYADEAARILNLYCKYCARVTAEMLDHKTYNLQSGEFKAVADEFLALEAHAVRQFALLPENRRDAYKELILFPVQAMANLYEMYCATAMNRQLVAENDVRANAWADRVEYCFLRDAELCADYNNNIAGGKWKHMMDQTHIGYTSWDEPKGGNIMPKVTRVDASQNGNMAMGGYEYEENSGVVVMEAERFATSVQEPGTQWTVIPDLGRTLSGLSLMPYTKPVSGASLIYQMRLKSDLSGVRVRLILDSTLPFIKGGHSYAIRLDDGEEQIVNYNSDLTWANCYSKMYPAGAARVIESKVTFPDVTLEAGVHTLTIRPLSPAIVLHKIIVDCGGDMPGRLNLTESPRTRTLK; translated from the coding sequence ATGATGAGAATATCATTAAAAACACGGATTGTCTGCCTGCAACTTTGTCTCACTCTGGCTTCGGCACTGCAAGCGGCGGATAAGTTTGTCTCTTTCATTCGGGAAGAAGGTACGTTGGAGCTTGTAACATCTCAACAAAGGAGTTTCAGTATTTTATGTGCTGATGAGGAACATAAAGGAGTATTAACGGCTGTACATAATTTACAGGAGGATTTTTATAAAGTGGCCGATATACGTCCTGCATTAGTGACCGATGCAAAACGGAAGGGAAGTACGGATGGGCAAAATGTACGTATTCTTATTGGTTCTTTTGACGAGTCTCCATTCATAAAGCAATTGGTGAAATCGAAGAAACTGGATGCCCGCGAGTTGAAAGGCATGAATGAGAAGTTTATAATCACCACAGTAAAAGATCCGGTGGAAGGAATACCGGGTGAAGTGTTGTTAATTGCTGGTAGCGATAAGCGTGGAACTATCTATGGAGTTTATGAGTTATCTCGTCAGATAGGGGTGTCTCCCTGGTATTGGTGGGCGGATGTTCCGGCGGAACGGCATGAGGAACTCTATATTAAAAAAGGTGTATATACCGACGGAGAACCGGCAGTGAAGTATCGCGGTATTTTTATTAATGATGAATGGCCTTGCATGGGAGGTTGGACCACGGAACGTTATGGTGGCTTCAATAGTAAAATGTACGTGCATGTGTATGAATTACTGCTTCGCCTGAAAGCCAACTTCCTATGGCCTGCTATGTGGAGTGCTGCTTTCTATGCGGATGATCCCATGAACAGTCCATTGGCTGATGAGATGGGGATCATAATCGGTACTTCCCACCATGAGCCTATGGCGCGTAACCATCAGGAGTATGCTCGCAATCGTAAAGTGTATGGAGCCTGGAACTATCAGACAAACAAAGATGGTATCAACCGCTTTTTCCGTGAAGGTATAGAGCGTATGCGGGGTAAAGAAGAAGTGGTGACCATTGCGATGCGTGGTGACGGTGATGCGCCGATGGGACCTGATACGGATACAAAACTGTTGGAAAATATAGTGAAAGAACAGCGTCGTATCATAGCCGAGGTTACGGGAAAATCTGCTTCTAAGACTCCACAATTATGGGCGCTTTATAGTGAGGTACTGGAATATTACGATCAAGGTATGCAGATACCGGATGATGTAATAATTCTGTTATGTGATGACAATTGGGGAGATGTTCGCCGTCTGCCCGAGCCGGGTGTTAAACGTCATCCCGGTGGTTATGGCATGTACTATCATGTGGATTTGCATGGTGCTCCGCGTGCTTATCAGTGGTTGAATATGACTCAAATCCAGCATATGTGGGAACAACTTTATCTGACGTATGCTTATGGTGTGGATAAGATGTGGATATTGAATGTAGGTGATTTGAAACCGAATGAGTTTCCTACGGATTTCTTCTTGAAAATGGCATGGAATCCTGATGCTTTTAATGCGGGTAATCTGATGGATTATACAAGAGAATTTTGCCGCCAGCAATTTGGCAATGAATATGCTGACGAAGCTGCACGAATTTTAAATCTTTATTGTAAGTATTGCGCTCGTGTGACGGCAGAGATGTTAGATCACAAAACCTATAATTTGCAAAGTGGTGAATTTAAAGCTGTGGCCGATGAGTTTCTGGCATTGGAAGCACATGCTGTCCGTCAGTTTGCTTTGCTGCCGGAGAATAGGCGCGATGCTTATAAGGAGCTGATATTATTCCCTGTGCAGGCTATGGCCAATCTTTATGAAATGTACTGTGCTACCGCCATGAACCGGCAGTTGGTTGCTGAAAATGATGTACGTGCCAATGCCTGGGCGGATCGTGTGGAGTATTGCTTCCTGAGAGATGCGGAGCTATGCGCCGATTATAATAATAATATTGCCGGTGGCAAATGGAAACACATGATGGATCAGACCCATATAGGCTATACTTCATGGGATGAACCGAAAGGAGGAAATATAATGCCGAAAGTAACCCGTGTGGATGCTTCCCAGAACGGAAATATGGCAATGGGTGGTTATGAATACGAAGAGAACAGTGGTGTAGTGGTAATGGAAGCGGAGCGTTTTGCTACATCCGTTCAGGAACCAGGTACACAATGGACTGTTATACCGGACTTGGGACGTACACTCTCCGGACTTTCTTTGATGCCATATACCAAGCCGGTATCCGGTGCTTCGTTGATCTATCAAATGCGATTAAAGTCTGACTTGTCCGGTGTGCGTGTACGCCTGATATTGGATAGTACCTTGCCTTTTATTAAGGGAGGGCATAGTTATGCCATTCGTTTAGATGACGGTGAAGAACAAATCGTGAATTACAATTCAGACCTGACTTGGGCCAACTGTTATTCAAAAATGTATCCTGCGGGAGCGGCACGGGTGATAGAGTCAAAAGTAACTTTTCCTGATGTCACTCTGGAGGCCGGGGTACATACTCTGACTATTCGCCCTCTCAGTCCGGCGATAGTATTGCATAAGATCATAGTAGATTGCGGAGGCGATATGCCCGGTAGGCTTAACCTAACGGAAAGCCCTCGGACAAGAACTTTAAAATAG